From one Sciurus carolinensis chromosome 9, mSciCar1.2, whole genome shotgun sequence genomic stretch:
- the LOC124993620 gene encoding LOW QUALITY PROTEIN: THUMP domain-containing protein 1-like (The sequence of the model RefSeq protein was modified relative to this genomic sequence to represent the inferred CDS: inserted 1 base in 1 codon) produces MAASQCQLEVDPPRATAEPVQQPPQPSGGKRKGKAQYVQGKRARRGDAGPWQLESGLQGILITCNMNERKCVEEPYSLLNECGDDMYGPEKFXKDQPPSGSEGEDHDMEAALKKEVGDIKASTEMRLRRFQSVESGANNVVFIRTLGIEPEKLVHHILQDMYKTKKKKTRVILQMLPISGTCKAFLEDMKKYAETFLEPWFKAPNKGTFQIVYKSRNNSHMNREEVIKELAAIVGSLNSENKVDLTNPQYTVVVEIIKAVCCLSMVKDYMLFRKYNLQEVVKSAKDPPQPHPKLGNGKEAKLEPEAKLNQNDPSEGKNNQQVVPENNEELEQTKPKSESQVVNEEGAKPELADQVTEGSKSNENDHS; encoded by the exons ATGGCGGCTTCACAGTGTCAGCTTGAAGTGGATC CTCCACGCGCCACGGCGGAGCCGGTCCAGCAGCCCCCTCAGCCCAGCGGCGGGAAGCGCAAAGGCAAGGCTCAGTACGTGCAGGGCAAGCGCGCTCGGCGCGGTGACGCCGGGCCTTGGCAGCTGGAGTCCGGGCTGCAGGGCATCCTCATCACCTGCAATATGAACGAGCGCAAGTGCGTGGAGGAGCCCTACAGCCTGCTCAACGAATGCGGCGACGACATGTACGGGCCCGAAAAGT ACAAAGATCAGCCGCCCTCTGGAAGTGAGGGAGAAGACCATGACATGGAAGCTGCCTTGAAGAAAGAAGTTGGTGATATTAAGGCTTCTACAGAGATGAGGCTAAGAAGATTCCAGTCAGTGGAGAGTGGAGCAAATAATGTAGTCTTCATCAGAACACTTGGGATAGAACCTGAGAAATTGGTGCATCATATTCTCCAGGATATgtacaaaaccaagaaaaagaagactcGAGTTATTTTACAAATGTTACCCATCTCAGGCACATGCAAAGCTTTCttagaagatatgaaaaaatatgcGGAAACATTTTTGGAGCCCTGGTTTAAAGCTCCAAACAAAGGGACATTTCAGATTGTTTATAAATCTCGAAATAACAGTCACATGAATAGAGAAGAAGTTATCAAAGAACTGGCAGCAATAGTGGGTAGCCTCAATTCAGAAAATAAAGTGGATCTCACCAATCCCCAGTACACGGTGGTAGTAGAAATCATCAAAGCTGTCTGTTGCCTGAGTATGGTGAAAGATTACATGTTGTTCAGAAAATATAATCTCCAGGAGGTTGTGAAGAGTGCTAAAGACCCACCACAGCCCCACCCAAAGCTAGGAAATGGGAAAGAAGCAAAATTGGAACCTGAAGccaaattaaatcaaaatgacccctcagaaggaaaaaacaacCAGCAGGTGGTACCAGAGAATAATGAGGAGCTGGAGCAGACAAAACCCAAGTCTGAGTCACAGGTGGTGAATGAGGAAGGAGCTAAACCTGAACTTGCAGATCAAGTCACAGAAGGATCCAAGTCAAATGAAAATGACCACTCATAG